The Equus caballus isolate H_3958 breed thoroughbred chromosome 19, TB-T2T, whole genome shotgun sequence DNA window caattctgaaAGAAACGCAACATCTACAACAGCATCAAGAACCATGCTTggggggccgccctgtggccgagtggttaagtttgcatgctccgcttagcagcccagggttcaccagttcagatcctgggcaccgacctaccactcatcaagccatgctgagtggcatcccacacagaagaactagaatgacctacaaccaggatatacaactatgtactggggctttggggagaaagaagaaaaagaaccttgcttgggcttggggtgatgtcaccaagcagtatatgaatggcatctggaagaagacacttaAGAGGTTCGTctatgacttcaaaggatttgtcaaggatgaggaggttgtaAAAATCAACGGAGCTGTGGCTGAGAAGGCAAATAGCTTTAACCtgagtgtggatgaggatgacattgaggagctcctagaggtggctTCTGAGGGACTGACTAATGAGGaattgttggaactggaacaggaatgcgtagctgaagaagaggcaagaaaaaaggcaacttcaggagaagaaaaagaggaagaacccctaagaaaattcacagtgaagggtttagcagaagcttttgcagaccccAACAAGctctttaaaaagtttgaaaacatgggccccaacaccaaaaggtttccattaatagaaaggaatgttcatggtgcattatctgcttacaatcaaatctataatgaaaaaaaagaaacaaaccaagcaaaccaccacaGACATATTTCCAAAAAGAGTGACatctcctcaagaagagcctctgGCAAGTCCTTCGGGAGGTATTCCAGAAGTTATTATTACCagaggagatgacagctccacgtgtgttattgcccctgaaggcCTTCCAGTAGGATAAGATATGGAAGTAGAAGACAGTGAtgttgatgatcctgaccctgtgtaggtcTAGGCtaacgtgtgtgtttgtgtcttagtttttaagataaaactttaaaaagtaaaaaaaaaattttaatagaaaaaagcttatagaataaggatgtaaagaaagaaaatatttttgtacagctgtacaatgtgtctATGTTTTAAGCTAAGCGTTATTACAAaggagtcaaaaagttaaaaaaatagtttataaagtaaaaaagttacagtaagctaaggttaatttgtcactgaataaaaaaatactttttaataaatttagtgtagcctaagagTACAGTGTTGATGAAGTCTACAGCAGTGTACAGTAATGCCCTAGGCcctcacattcactcaccactcactcactgactcacccagagcaacttccagccCTGctagctccattcatggtaagtgtcCTATACAGGTGTACcgttttttatcttttataccatatttttactgtaccttttctatgtttacaTATACAAATGGTaacattgtgttacaattgcctacagtattcagtaaagtaacatgctgtacaggttcgTAGCCGAGAAGCAATAGGCTATATCATAAAGTGCAGGTGTataataggctataccatctagagttgtgtaagtacactctgtcatattcgcacaatgatgaaatcggctaatgatgcatttctcagaacacgtcCTCATCATTAAGTAATGCATAAGTATACAAGGAATGTCTCAAAGGATATTACCTTCTGCTTCACAGTTTCGTCAAGCATAGTCAAACATATGAAGCTATTTTAGAACAATGATAaagtaaaatcaaaataattactTCTAATATGAGATGACAAGGTGGACAGTGAGCTGGACTGGAAATGTGAAACCTGTGTGGGGGATTACTGACACCAACCAGCTGGATGACTAAGGGTTTCCACTGACTGGAAGCCCCGTGTGAGCCATATGTGCCCTGTCAATCAAAATCCTAGAGCAATCTGAGATGCATTAGTAGAACATCCATGTTTATTCAGGCAGCACAGCTGCATATAAATAGCAGAATAGCAAAAGTTACTATAGAGAGGATTCAAGATTCGaaagggatggggtggggaaagTCAAACAACTCTTTTCTGATTCAAATTTTGTGATCAAACCAATGTGACTATAGTCCAGAACAAAGGGGAGAGGATGGTCCTACTTGTGTCCTGCATGGTAAAAACATATCTGGACACTGTTCACATGTGAACTGCATATTTTATGAGGGTCCCTGACAAACTAATAAAATCCAGAGAAGGAAGTCCCCACAGTGAACCACAACATATGAATATTTGAAGGGCCTAATGTTTACTTGAAAAATGGGGTCTGAGAGTCAAAGAGTTATCCACAAATACTTCAGAGCTGTCTGTGTAAACACTACCTGGCATTACTCAATACTCAAGGTCCATTCCAAGGCACAACAaatcactcatttattcagcaaatatttattctgcGTCTCCTTAGATGGAGGCCCTGCGTTAGGTAACTGCCTGGACACACGAATAAGTAATGAAGAGTCTAGGAGCAGAGAGAAGATGAGAACACGAATAACCAACTAACCATAATATGAAGGAGAGTACGAGAAGCACGATGTGAGTAGAACAAAACCTACTTTAGAATTCAGAAGCAGGAGTCATTATGTCCCGCTGGTAGGATGAGGAAAGCCCCCTGGCGGAGGAGTCATTGAACTGGGCTTGAAAGGTGTGTACTATTTAAGGAGAAATATACTAAGGGggcattccaggtggaggaaaAAAAGCACAATGGAGTGGGGAACAGAGTTGGAAAATACAGTGGGACAAAACTGAAGAACTGAATAGCCCAAGTTAACCAACCAAAGGTGGAGAAATATCAAGCACCAGGAGATAAGACTAGAAGGGAGCCAAATAGTGAAGAGCTGGTACTCCAGGCTACAGAGAATGACTGTGTGAGGGTATCATGAAAGCTTCTAGAATACACGAGTgctgtgttgttgttgttttattattCCTAGTGTAGGTTAGATGCAAacacagaggaggcaggaggcttgCCCAATGGGCAGTCAGAAGGAAATGAGGTCCTGAAGCAGGTCACAGGCAGGTGGCAGTGGACAGGAGGAGACTGACCCTTGAGATATTTCAGGAACTGGATCAACAGGCCCCAGAACTGAATTGTCAAATCTAAGGGACTGTGGAAAGAAAGAGCAGAAACCCCAGCTGGAGGAGGAACTGGCTGAGGGACAGAGGTGGCAGAGTGAATATGGAAGCACAATGTTGCAACCCAGATGAGTGGCTAGAAGAGGACCAGAGGGATGTCTAACCCACCATCTTGCTTCAAGCACTGCTCAACCCTTCCCCAACTCATGATCACACCCCTCAGAGGCTGCTCGCCAAGCAAAGGCCGGAAAAGAACAGTCAAATGCAGAGCCAACCCACCCTAGCAGAAGCTCCACTGGCTAATCAACGCAACTCTCCACATAGGCAGGGCAGTTGCAGGGTTAGAGACCCCCTCAATGAGATGCCCCCACAGAAGGAATGAAGAGCTGCCTTCTGGTCCCGAGCCTGCCACTTGTTGCCCCTGAAATCTTGAAAGATGAACTTCCTAAGTCTCAATTCCTTCGTTTGTAAGATGGGGATGATAATGTACACCCCACCTATTTCATAGGTTTGAGAGAGTACACAGGAGACAGTAGGTACACAAATGCCAGAGGTCATTAGAAGTTCTCTGAGAGCAGAAATTACAAGCTCACACTGGTATCCTGCATGCTGGAGCTGACTACAGGAGAGAAGCAGCAAGGTGGGCAAGAAACTATCACAGCCTGGGTCACAGGCAGCCAAGGAATACTCCCTACCAGATCTTCGAGAAGACCCTACATCCAGAGAAACACAGGAGGGACCCTAATAGTCATCCGCATCCATCTCCTGACTTAACAGATGGGACGCTTCACCCTGAGAGGTCTGCCCAAGATCTTTAGTGGCAGAGGGCCCAGGGAGAGGACCAACAACGCAACCACAGTTTAGACGCTGTTTTTACCCACGTTATCTTACAAACAGCCTTTGAGCCAGGTGCGGAAGGATTACTAAAATTCCCATTTCTCAGCTTGAGGTTGAATGACTTGTCCAGGGAAGGATTCAAATGCAGACGGTCATACCCGTCCGCTGCTCTTTCTCCAGATCACAACTTCATGCATGGGCGGTATTTAGCACAATCATTTCAGCATTCAATATATTTCAAACTCCAAATTCTGTTCAATGTCATCCTGCCTTCAGCAATATTTCACATTCAGCCTTCCCTGGTAGGATTTTACTGACCTTTCATCTTAAAGACATACCAGGTCAGTGGCCACGTTTGGCaccagaaacattttttttcaactGAATCATAAAAACCGGGCCTTCCCATATAAATCATCTTCACAAAGTATATCCCCACATGTATATCAATCGAGATACATATCATTATTGCACTAAACACAATGCACTAGGGTGCTCCAAGAGCCATGAGGGCTCGCTAATTGAAGCAATATTTAACATACAGATACCAAGAAGGCAATTTTAACAAATGGGTGGAACTTTGAGGTAAAAACTTCCTGACTTTATCGATAAAAACTAATTTGCATTAAGGGTCTCAAAGTGAATTGAGCAACAGACAATTATCCTGATAATTCTAGTCATCTACATCCAAATGCTCTGAACCAGAACGTGTCGTTTACCTGCGGAGGTCCAGGGAACAGGTGGAGGAAGAAAATGCTAAGAAGGAATTAACTCGCCACTGTCTCAATGTTCTCTTTACTAAATAGGGCCTATCTTTTCACCACAACCCTTATTTCAGGAGCAAAGCATAAATATTTTGCTTCCCTTTTTTAACTCATGAGAGAGGATTAACATTGCTCAGTCTTCTGGGGCTTCTAGAGGTTTCCCACTGTGGTTCAGAGAGATGTGCCGACACCTCGCAGTATTTCTAACAGGCCTGGGAGCCAGCCTGAGAAGTGGCCCCCTAAATGTAGCCTGCATTTCACCAGCTACCTTGTGAATAAGCCTCCAGGGGTCTGGCAGTAGCAGGTCCCGCGGCAAAACACCGACATTCTTTCGTCACGTCCCCTCTCCTTTGTTGTGTAAACCACGACACCACTCCCCACCCTCGCCCGCGGTCAGAGTGGGTGACGGATCGTAACAGCCCAGTAGCCCTCGATTTCAGGCTCAACAGACTTGGCAACTGCCTGGGGGTAGCACCTGCCCCAAGgccgccccagccccgccagACATGGGAGACCCCAAGGTCGAGAGCGCCGCGCCCCAGGGATGCCTGTCACTGGCCGCCCCAAGCAGCATCTTGAGGCAGAGAAGCAGGGAAGGGCGCTGCCCTTGGGCTGCGGGTGAGGGTAGGGGGGGACACGAGGCCCTAGAGACTATGTCCCCACCCTCAATTAATAAAAcgcaagagaaaaaaagaaagcttcatTTACCGACGTGAGTGATCACTGTGGCCAGGCGCCGGGTGAGCTCCTGGGGggccatttcttcttttaatcaaAATAGCATTTCATCGAAAAACCACTCagtataaacaaaacaaagcaacacaAAATCGTTTCAACTGCTGTTACgcatgatttttaaaaggcaTCTTCTCCCAAGGATGTTCTGCCCTCACATTCTTCCTCGCTCTCCTCAAGCACAAAACGAGAGTCACTCCCAGCCAGGGCCAACTCTCCGGGGCCGCTCGCCTAGAGGACGCCAGCCACGCCCTGCAGGGGATTAATTTAAAGATTAAGTCGATTAAGCTTTCCCAACGTAACGTCTGGCtttgagagagagggaaatggcagttctggaggtgagaaaACCAAGTGGCCCCAATCTTGCAGCACGGGCTTCTCCAGCCGAGGGAGCGCACGGGCTTCTGGATTTGGGGTCCTGGGCGGTCGGGTCTCCGGCGCGCGGCTGCGAGCGTCAGGATGAAGGATGCTCGGCCCCAGCGCAGGGGGAGCGCGGAGCCTGCATGCGCACAGGGCGGAGGTGCGGAGGCGCGGAGGCGCGTGGCAGCAGGGGCTCCTCGGCGCCGCCCACCCCTAGCCCGGAGCCTCCCGCCTCCACACCCACCTCTCCCCGCCTCCGGGCGGTGCCGGGGGCTCCGGGGGAGCGCGCAAGCGCGGGAGCGTCGCCCGTTTTCGGGCGGTCAAGCTGCGCGCCTTCCCCGGCCGGGGAGTTGGCGCTCCGGCCCCCGGAGTGGAGGCGGCTCGCGATCTGTCTTTGGAACAGAGGGGAGACATCAGCTTAGTCGCTCCGGCCAGCACCGGGCTTCTGAACGCCCAGCGCTCGTTCTTCCCAGCGGTGTCTGCGGAGAAGCTGAGGCGAGAAGGGGCTGACTGGGAGACGTACTGCCATCCAGCCAGAGCCAGGAACGGAGGGCTGGGTGAGGCCCTGCTGCTCGCCCCTAAATCCTGACTCCggaccgggggggggggggggagatggGGGAAGCTGTTGGGGAGGGATGGGGGCCGTTGGAGTTGGTTTGCCCCCCTTAGGGGTTGTCTCACGCAGTTACCAGCGTCCAGTGGACACACCGGCACTTGGAGCCGGAAGTGCGGGCTGTGCACGGCCAGGGCTGGGCACGCTTGTGCGCACTCCGGTCTCCACCGGGTGGGCCTTTTCCTTTGTGCAGCCACTCCCGTGCGCCGCCGCTCCGTCGGCCGACTGTCAGGCGCGCCAGTGCTCCCTCCTGGAAAGGCTCTGGCACAGCCCGGGTGCGGGCCCTcctccccctcagccccaggAGCGTCTTCTCCGAGCAGCTCTCGGGCGGTAGACGCTGCCGCGGCCTCGTTAGGTGGTTCCAGATGACAGGCAGCAAAAGACTAACCCGGTTCAGCAGAGCTCCGCGGGAAAAGCCTGAGCAAACGCGAATCTGCTCAGGTTGTCCTCAGTCCATTCTACAACGGGGGGGGGCCCTGAATATCCGAAAGTGCCGGGGCCACCCTTTGCCAATGCCAGGAAGCTCAGCTTTCCTCTTCTGGCATGTGAAAAGCCAAAGCCCAAACACCCTGGATCCAATTTCTAGTAGTATCCACTCATCCCAGGGGCTTGGggacatttaaaaatgctttctgtAATAATTGTGGGCTGTGGGCAACAGATGATGTTAGTCCACCTGCGACGTGAGATTTGTGCGGAAGTCCCTCCCTCCTGTGAGGTTTGGTCACTTTGCACTCTGCCTGCACAAGCAAAGCAACCATTTTCATAGTAACCTCTTGCAAGAGATTCAGAAAAGGGTTAAAGATCCAAAGGAGTGAGACGGCTTTGGATTGTGTTTCCGTGGTGGTTTCTGGCTATTCTATTCCATGGAGGAACCAAACGAGGTGTTTCCTGTTGGTGGTAGTCAGAACCCTGGTGCCCAGCCAGAGCCAGTTGTGAGTTTGGGTCACTAGAAACCAGCACATTGCTAAGGAGACTGCCGGTGTGGGGGTTTCTGGACTTTGCAGATCCAGTCACCTCAGCTTCCTGGTTTAGGCCAGGTCCTTATGGGTGAGAAtcaggaaaagaagggaaagggaagaggaggcaggagaagctGATGAAGAGGAATGAGGGAGAGTAtgaaagggacagaaaggaaagaaatcacaCTCAGAgcactctctcctttcccccgTCTGTACCTTCACCATCTTCAGAGGTTTCCATGGAGATGAATTGGCTGAATTTATGGCAAGATATAGCAGGCAGTGCTGGTCCTCAGAAACCAGTTCTGCCCCTATCTCTCTAACACGTGTTTTGCCAGGGCCTCAACTGTTTCTCCTGGGCCAAGGTGGGGTGGGTCTGTGATCTAGTATTCCCTTTTCCAGTTCTGAAATCCTGTAATGTAACTAAGAAGAAATGACCACATAGTGATCAATAGCCCATACCTCCTTGTCCCTC harbors:
- the LOC106782000 gene encoding uncharacterized protein, with protein sequence MAVLEPGASRLHTHLSPPPGGAGGSGGARKRGSVARFRAVKLRAFPGRGVGAPAPGVEAARDLSLEQRGDISLVAPASTGLLNAQRSFFPAVSAEKLRREGADWETYCHPARARNGGLDAAATKIKLCITNFTNQDHALPSAVTPPPEFLAWIGPFFVLTWTVARGGQETPVRNGGMIWVTPETQLHINKQPGPGDVAAASAVAVMLVATERNRWERVPSRRCR